A genome region from Calliopsis andreniformis isolate RMS-2024a chromosome 2, iyCalAndr_principal, whole genome shotgun sequence includes the following:
- the LOC143188340 gene encoding uncharacterized protein LOC143188340: MTHTLFLIHSVAIGGFERFEQSVNNVSVGFVTSLGNDFNTTLECLPPIMTALVVMAKYLNGVFQVKKLKEVCYMIKSDTERLMNLPEYEVLHEHAMAGRKFSIFFIAALHFLLVIYLILPTVLTVNDALTKNDTKDRYMMYPGHYIIWHKEDCYYVMVVHCYLASILILTFISPLDTMYITFTQHACAMFAVVGHRLKTLHILDENSLRLELDCSKNEKLLLDKQEQMYAKLILCIKEHKRALECTQIVQSAFSVTLFVQIMLNIILLSITGIQALYKLVEGSLLDVIRLATWMMGQHIHLFFLYLPGQRLFDFSTQVYYDALECMWYKCFKRSRVIYQIMVMNTLTPVKLTALKVTPLNMEAFLSVTQAAVSYFTVLSSTI, encoded by the exons ATGACACATACGTTATTCCTTATTCATTCGGTGGCAATCGGAGGGTTCGAACGGTTTGAACAGTCTGTGAACAATGTG TCAGTGGGATTCGTCACATCTttgggaaatgattttaatacaaCTCTTGAGTGTCTACCTCCAATAATGACCGCGTTAGTGGTAATGGCAAAATATTTGAATGGTGTTTTCCAGGTGAAAAAA ctGAAGGAAGTGTGCTATATGATTAAAAGTGATACTGAACGGCTGATGAATCTTCCTGAATATGAGGTTCTACACGAACATGCAATGGCTGGAAGAAAATTCTCGATATTTTTTATAG CTGCCCTTCATTTCTTGTTGGTGATATACTTAATACTTCCAACTGTGCTAACCGTAAATGATGCCCTCACAAAAAACGACACTAAAGACAGATACATGATGTACCCAGGCCATTATATAATCTGGCACAAGGAAGATTGTTATTACGTTATGGTGGTGCACTGTTATTTAGCATCCATACTGATTTTAACGTTCATATCTCCGCTTGATACAATGTATATTACTTTCACGCAACATGCTTGCGCCATGTTCGCTGTTGTCGG GCATCGCTTAAAAACACTACACATCTTGGATGAAAATTCTCTAAGGCTGGAGTTAGACTGCAGCAAAAACGAAAAATTATTATTGGATAAACAAGAGCAAATGTATGCGAAACTCATATTGTGCATTAAAGAACACAAAAGAGCTCTAGA GTGTACCCAAATTGTCCAATCGGCATTCTCGGTAACTCTGTTCGTTCAAATAATGTTGAATATAATTCTCCTGAGTATCACTGGAATACAA GCTTTGTACAAACTTGTTGAGGGAAGTTTACTCGACGTCATCAGATTGGCAACTTGGATGATGGGGCAGCACATTCACCTGTTTTTCCTTTACCTTCCAGGGCAAAGGTTGTTCGATTTCAGTACACAAGTGTATTACGATGC GCTAGAGTGTATGTGGTATAAATGCTTCAAGAGATCTCGAGTTATATATCAGATCATGGTTATGAACACTTTAACACCAGTCAAGCTGACGGCTTTGAAAGTGACACCATTGAACATGGAAGCTTTTCTTTCG GTGACACAAGCTGCGGTATCGTATTTCACCGTCTTGTCGTCAACAATTTAA
- the LOC143188341 gene encoding uncharacterized protein LOC143188341 gives MMARKKAPASINMNRTKAARLIIVCGVDSEEAVECLPALMTVFGMLAKYLNGVLHVKKLREVCEMIRSDNERLIGLPEYDVLHMHAMQGRKFLEFFLGALIVLLTIYLALPTGLIINDLISNVTENRYSMYPVSFIFIDERDHYLFRTVHAYASSLLIPFILYSLDSIYITFTQHACAMFAVVGYRLKSVHILNTSALRKEFDSRKYEKLLFDEQERMYEKLVLCIKEHKRALECTEIVQSAFSVTLFIQIMLNIVLLSITGVQTLLKLINGRLTDVAMLIIWMMGDHLHLFFLYFPGQRLLDFSTQVYFDALDCLWYNCFKKSRVVYQIMIMNTIKPVKLTALKIAPLNMEAFLSGHKIPRSLVCPLPSPNYFLS, from the exons ATGATGGCAAGGAAAAAAGCACCTGCATCGATTAATATGAATCGAACAAAA GCAGCACGGCTTATTATAGTCTGCGGAGTAGATAGTGAAGAAGCTGTGGAGTGTCTACCCGCGTTAATGACCGTGTTTGGCATGTTGGCGAAATACTTGAATGGCGTGTTACATGTGAAGAAG CTAAGGGAGGTGTGTGAAATGATTAGAAGCGATAATGAGCGTCTAATAGGTCTTCCTGAATATGACGTTCTGCATATGCACGCGATGCAGGGAAGAAAATTTCTTGAATTTTTTCTAG GCGCCCTTATTGTGCTGTTGACAATATATTTAGCGCTTCCAACTGGGTTGATTATAAATGACTTAATCAGTAACGTGACGGAGAACAGATACTCAATGTATCCAGTTTCTTTCATCTTCATAGATGAACGTGACCATTATTTGTTTAGGACTGTACACGCATATGCGTCTTCGTTGTTAAttccatttattctgtattcgCTTGACTCGATATACATAACATTTACCCAACATGCTTGTGCCATGTTCGCGGTCGTTGG ATATCGATTGAAATCAGTGCATATATTAAACACAAGTGCGTTAAGAAAGGAATTCGACTCGAGGAAATACGAAAAGCTACTGTTTGATGAACAAGAACGAATGTACGAGAAACTTGTACTCTGCATTAAGGAACACAAAAGAGCTTTAGA ATGCACGGAAATCGTCCAGTCAGCATTCTCAGTAACCCTATTTATTCAAATCATGTTAAACATTGTACTGCTCAGTATAACTGGAGTGCAA ACTTTACTCAAATTGATCAACGGCCGTTTAACCGATGTAGCAATGCTAATCATTTGGATGATGGGCGATCACCTTCATCTGTTTTTCCTCTACTTCCCTGGCCAAAGACTACTTGATTTTAGCACACAAGTGTATTTTGATGC GTTGGACTGCCTATGGTATAATTGTTTCAAGAAATCTCGAGTTGTATATCAAATTATGATTATGAACACTATAAAACCGGTAAAGTTGACGGCTCTGAAAATAGCGCCGCTGAATATGGAAGCTTTCCTTTCG GGACATAAAATCCCACGGTCATTAGTCTGCCCCCTGCCGTCACCGAACTACTTCCTCAGCTAG
- the LOC143186080 gene encoding uncharacterized protein LOC143186080 isoform X2, with translation MVRKEKFDTILECVPPLITAVGVMTKYSNCVFHVEKLKEVCNMIKSDNERLAKLPEFKVLQMHALSARKFSLIFTEDCYYIMLTHCYVATILIVVLLVPLDTMYITFTEHACAMFAVVGHRLKTMHILDEEALKIELGWDKCEKLLLDRNAHMYAKLVLCIKEHKRALECVQIIQSAFSVTLFFQVLMNIVCMSITGVRALFKLAEGNILDAMWLTEWTIMQEFHLFFLHLPGQRWHDSSMQVYYDTLECMWYLCFKKFRVVYQIMVMNSITPVKLTAFKMKTLDMESFLSVTQCAVSYFTVLSSTI, from the exons ATGGTCAGGAAGGAGAAATTCGATACTATTCTTGAATGTGTGCCACCATTAATAACCGCAGTGGGAGTGAtgacaaaatattcaaattgtgtATTCCACGTGGAAAAA CTCAAAGAGGTTTGCAATATGATTAAAAGCGATAATGAACGGTTGGCAAAGCTTCCTGAGTTTAAGGTTCTACAAATGCATGCTTTGAGCGCAAGGAAATTCTCCTTAATATTTACGG AAGATTGTTATTACATCATGCTGACACACTGTTATGTGGCGACTATACTAATAGTGGTTTTATTAGTTCCGCTTGATACAATGTATATTACATTTACGGAACATGCCTGCGCCATGTTTGCAGTTGTCGG ACACAGATTGAAGACGATGCACATTTTAGACGAGGAGGCTCTGAAGATAGAGTTAGGCTGGGACAAGTGCGAAAAATTACTGTTAGATAGAAACGCACATATGTATGCAAAACTTGTATTGTGCATTAAAGAACACAAAAGAGCTCTAGA GTGTGTACAAATTATCCAATCAGCATTCTCAGTAACTCTGTTCTTTCAAGTACTGATGAATATTGTTTGTATGAGCATCACTGGAGTACGA GCCTTATTTAAACTGGCTGAGGGAAACATACTCGACGCGATGTGGTTGACAGAGTGGACAATAATGCAAGAATTTCATCTATTTTTTCTCCATCTTCCTGGTCAGAGATGGCATGACTCCAGTATGCAAGTGTATTACGATAC GTTAGAGTGTATGTGGTACCTGTGTTTTAAGAAGTTTCGGGTCGTATATCAAATTATGGTTATGAACTCTATAACACCAGTTAAATTGACGGCTTTCAAAATGAAGACATTGGACATGGAAAGTTTCCTTTCG GTGACACAATGCGCGGTATCATATTTCACTGTGTTGTCGTCAACGATTTAA
- the LOC143186080 gene encoding uncharacterized protein LOC143186080 isoform X1: MVRKEKFDTILECVPPLITAVGVMTKYSNCVFHVEKLKEVCNMIKSDNERLAKLPEFKVLQMHALSARKFSLIFTVALFIALTIHLVLPTILILRDSVTKNATEDKYMMYPGNYIFCSIEDCYYIMLTHCYVATILIVVLLVPLDTMYITFTEHACAMFAVVGHRLKTMHILDEEALKIELGWDKCEKLLLDRNAHMYAKLVLCIKEHKRALECVQIIQSAFSVTLFFQVLMNIVCMSITGVRALFKLAEGNILDAMWLTEWTIMQEFHLFFLHLPGQRWHDSSMQVYYDTLECMWYLCFKKFRVVYQIMVMNSITPVKLTAFKMKTLDMESFLSVTQCAVSYFTVLSSTI; encoded by the exons ATGGTCAGGAAGGAGAAATTCGATACTATTCTTGAATGTGTGCCACCATTAATAACCGCAGTGGGAGTGAtgacaaaatattcaaattgtgtATTCCACGTGGAAAAA CTCAAAGAGGTTTGCAATATGATTAAAAGCGATAATGAACGGTTGGCAAAGCTTCCTGAGTTTAAGGTTCTACAAATGCATGCTTTGAGCGCAAGGAAATTCTCCTTAATATTTACGG TTGCTCTCTTTATTGCACTAACAATACACTTAGTCCTTCCAACCATACTAATTTTAAGGGATAGTGTCACAAAAAACGCAACAGAGGACAAATACATGATGTATCCAGGCAATTATATATTTTGCTCCATAGAAGATTGTTATTACATCATGCTGACACACTGTTATGTGGCGACTATACTAATAGTGGTTTTATTAGTTCCGCTTGATACAATGTATATTACATTTACGGAACATGCCTGCGCCATGTTTGCAGTTGTCGG ACACAGATTGAAGACGATGCACATTTTAGACGAGGAGGCTCTGAAGATAGAGTTAGGCTGGGACAAGTGCGAAAAATTACTGTTAGATAGAAACGCACATATGTATGCAAAACTTGTATTGTGCATTAAAGAACACAAAAGAGCTCTAGA GTGTGTACAAATTATCCAATCAGCATTCTCAGTAACTCTGTTCTTTCAAGTACTGATGAATATTGTTTGTATGAGCATCACTGGAGTACGA GCCTTATTTAAACTGGCTGAGGGAAACATACTCGACGCGATGTGGTTGACAGAGTGGACAATAATGCAAGAATTTCATCTATTTTTTCTCCATCTTCCTGGTCAGAGATGGCATGACTCCAGTATGCAAGTGTATTACGATAC GTTAGAGTGTATGTGGTACCTGTGTTTTAAGAAGTTTCGGGTCGTATATCAAATTATGGTTATGAACTCTATAACACCAGTTAAATTGACGGCTTTCAAAATGAAGACATTGGACATGGAAAGTTTCCTTTCG GTGACACAATGCGCGGTATCATATTTCACTGTGTTGTCGTCAACGATTTAA
- the LOC143186080 gene encoding uncharacterized protein LOC143186080 isoform X3, with the protein MVRKEKFDTILECVPPLITAVGVMTKYSNCVFHVEKLKEVCNMIKSDNERLAKLPEFKVLQMHALSARKFSLIFTVALFIALTIHLVLPTILILRDSVTKNATEDKYMMYPGNYIFCSIEDCYYIMLTHCYVATILIVVLLVPLDTMYITFTEHACAMFAVVGHRLKTMHILDEEALKIELGWDKCEKLLLDRNAHMYAKLVLCIKEHKRALECVQIIQSAFSVTLFFQVLMNIVCMSITGVRALFKLAEGNILDAMWLTEWTIMQEFHLFFLHLPGQRWHDSS; encoded by the exons ATGGTCAGGAAGGAGAAATTCGATACTATTCTTGAATGTGTGCCACCATTAATAACCGCAGTGGGAGTGAtgacaaaatattcaaattgtgtATTCCACGTGGAAAAA CTCAAAGAGGTTTGCAATATGATTAAAAGCGATAATGAACGGTTGGCAAAGCTTCCTGAGTTTAAGGTTCTACAAATGCATGCTTTGAGCGCAAGGAAATTCTCCTTAATATTTACGG TTGCTCTCTTTATTGCACTAACAATACACTTAGTCCTTCCAACCATACTAATTTTAAGGGATAGTGTCACAAAAAACGCAACAGAGGACAAATACATGATGTATCCAGGCAATTATATATTTTGCTCCATAGAAGATTGTTATTACATCATGCTGACACACTGTTATGTGGCGACTATACTAATAGTGGTTTTATTAGTTCCGCTTGATACAATGTATATTACATTTACGGAACATGCCTGCGCCATGTTTGCAGTTGTCGG ACACAGATTGAAGACGATGCACATTTTAGACGAGGAGGCTCTGAAGATAGAGTTAGGCTGGGACAAGTGCGAAAAATTACTGTTAGATAGAAACGCACATATGTATGCAAAACTTGTATTGTGCATTAAAGAACACAAAAGAGCTCTAGA GTGTGTACAAATTATCCAATCAGCATTCTCAGTAACTCTGTTCTTTCAAGTACTGATGAATATTGTTTGTATGAGCATCACTGGAGTACGA GCCTTATTTAAACTGGCTGAGGGAAACATACTCGACGCGATGTGGTTGACAGAGTGGACAATAATGCAAGAATTTCATCTATTTTTTCTCCATCTTCCTGGTCAGAGATGGCATGACTCCA GTTAG
- the LOC143188067 gene encoding uncharacterized protein LOC143188067: MLGKDCSLKICSVFSRYLRNHRSLSKLSFIKFPENKDLPGDCVQGAGMLCEGEDFWIYNSSSKMIYRKKTHRTEKRLKSNIPHGIDLTNIWKEASIHITILVVNIFKSWRTLKKQRNSG, encoded by the exons ATGCTTGGAAA GGATTGCTCGTTGAAAATATGCAGTGTTTTCAGCCGATACCTACGAAATCATCGTTCGTTATCCAAATTAAGTTTTATCAAATTTCCAGAAAACAAAGATTTACCCGGTGACTGCGTACAAGGCGCAGGCAtgttgtgtgaag GGGAAGATTTTTGGATATATAACAGTTCATCTAAGATGATTTATCGAAAAAAGACCCACAG GACTGAAAAACGATTGAAAAGCAATATACCTCACGGAATCGATTTAACAAATATCTGGAAAGAGGCTTCTATACATATTACAATTTTGGTAGTGAATATATTTAAATCTTGGCGAACTTTAAAGAAACAGCGAAATAGTGGTTGA
- the LOC143188065 gene encoding odorant receptor 13a-like has product MTTFGMLVKYLNGVLHVKKLREVCAMIRSDTERLMGLPEYDVLHMHAMQGRKFLESFLGALIVLVAIYLALPTGLIINDLTNNVTESRYLIYPCNYVFMDCSEHYVFTTVHSYLASLLIPFILYSLDSIYITFVQHACGMFAVVGYRLKTVHILNTVALRKEFDSRKYENLLIDEQERMYEKLVLCVKEHKRALECTKIVQSAFSVTLFIQIMMNIVLLSITGVQALLKLINGHLTDVARLIIWMAGDHLHLFFLYLPGQRLLDFSTQVYFDALDCLWYKCFKKSRVIYQVMVMNTLTPVKLTALKVTPLSMEAFLSVTQAAVSYFTVFSSTL; this is encoded by the exons ATGACCACGTTTGGCATGTTGGTAAAATACTTGAATGGCGTGTTACATGTGAAGAAG CTAAGGGAGGTGTGTGCAATGATTAGAAGCGATACTGAGCGACTAATGGGTCTTCCTGAATATGACGTTCTACATATGCACGCGATGCAGGGAAGAAAATTTCTTGAATCCTTTCTAG GCGCCCTTATTGTGTTGGTGGCAATATATTTAGCGCTTCCAACTGGTTTAATTATAAATGATTTAACCAATAACGTGACGGAAAGTAGATACCTGATATATCCATGCAATTACGTCTTCATGGACTGCAGTGAACATTATGTATTCACGACTGTGCACTCATATCTTGCATCTCTGTTGATCCCGTTTATTCTGTATTCTCTTGATTCGATATACATTACATTTGTCCAACATGCCTGTGGGATGTTCGCCGTTGTTGG ATATCGGTTGAAAACAGTACATATATTGAACACGGTTGCTTTGAGAAAGGAATTTGACTCGAGGAAATACGAAAACCTACTGATTGATGAACAAGAACGAATGTACGAGAAACTTGTACTCTGCGTTAAGGAACACAAAAGAGCTTTAGA ATGCACAAAAATTGTTCAGTCAGCATTCTCAGTAACTCTCTTTATTCAAATCATGATGAACATTGTACTGCTCAGTATAACTGGAGTGCAA GCTTTGCTCAAATTGATCAACGGGCATTTAACCGATGTCGCAAGGCTAATCATTTGGATGGCGGGCGATCACCTTCATCTGTTTTTCCTGTACCTTCCTGGCCAAAGACTACTGGATTTTAGCACGCAAGTGTATTTCGACGC GCTGGACTGCTTATGGTATAAGTGCTTCAAGAAATCTCGTGTAATATATCAAGTTATGGTTATGAATACTTTAACACCGGTCAAGCTGACGGCTTTGAAAGTAACGCCGCTAAGTATGGAAGCTTTTCTCTCG GTGACACAAGCTGCTGTATCGTATTTCACAGTCTTTTCGTCGACGCTTTAG
- the LOC143188066 gene encoding uncharacterized protein LOC143188066 isoform X1 has protein sequence MTTFIMLAKYMNGVFHVKKLKEVCEMIKSDTERLMGLPEYDVLHMHAMQGRKFLQSFLGALIVLVAIYLALPTGLIINDLTSNITESRYLIYPCNYVFMDRNEHYLFTTVHSYFASLLIPFILYSLDSIYITFVQHACGMFAVVGYRLKTVHILNTVALRKEFDSRKYEKLLIDEQERMYEKLVLCVKEHKRALECTKIVQSAFSVTLFIQIMMNIVLLSITGVQTLLKLINGHLTDVARLVTWMAGDHLHLFFLYLPGQRLLDFSTQVYFDA, from the exons ATGACCACGTTTATTATGTTGGCAAAGTATATGAATGGTGTGTTTCATGTGAAGAAG TTGAAAGAGGTGTGTGAAATGATTAAAAGCGATACCGAACGACTAATGGGTCTTCCTGAATATGACGTTTTGCATATGCACGCGATGCAAGGAAGAAAATTTCTTCAATCTTTTTTAG GTGCCCTTATTGTGTTGGTGGCAATATATTTAGCGCTTCCAACTGGGTTAATTATAAATGACTTAACCAGTAACATAACGGAAAGTAGATACCTGATATATCCATGCAATTACGTCTTCATGGACAGGAATGAACATTATCTGTTCACGACTGTGCACTCATATTTTGCGTCTCTGTTGATCCCGTTTATTCTGTATTCTCTTGATTCGATATACATTACATTTGTCCAACATGCCTGTGGGATGTTCGCCGTTGTTGG ATATCGGTTGAAAACAGTACATATATTGAACACGGTTGCTTTGAGAAAGGAATTTGACTCGAGGAAATACGAAAAGCTACTGATTGATGAACAAGAACGAATGTACGAGAAACTTGTACTCTGCGTTAAGGAACACAAAAGAGCTTTAGA ATGCACAAAAATTGTTCAGTCAGCATTCTCAGTAACTCTCTTTATTCAAATCATGATGAACATTGTACTGCTCAGTATAACTGGAGTGCAA ACTTTGCTCAAATTGATCAACGGGCATTTAACCGATGTCGCAAGGCTAGTCACTTGGATGGCGGGCGATCACCTTCATCTGTTTTTCCTGTACCTTCCCGGCCAAAGACTACTGGATTTTAGCACGCAAGTGTATTTCGACGCGTAA
- the LOC143188066 gene encoding uncharacterized protein LOC143188066 isoform X2, which produces MTTFIMLAKYMNGVFHVKKLKEVCEMIKSDTERLMGLPEYDVLHMHAMQGRKFLQSFLGALIVLVAIYLALPTGLIINDLTSNITESRYLIYPCNYVFMDRNEHYLFTTVHSYFASLLIPFILYSLDSIYITFVQHACGMFAVVGYRLKTVHILNTVALRKEFDSRKYEKLLIDEQERMYEKLVLCVKEHKRALECTKIVQSAFSVTLFIQIMMNIVLLSITGVQCHPMYFRLCSN; this is translated from the exons ATGACCACGTTTATTATGTTGGCAAAGTATATGAATGGTGTGTTTCATGTGAAGAAG TTGAAAGAGGTGTGTGAAATGATTAAAAGCGATACCGAACGACTAATGGGTCTTCCTGAATATGACGTTTTGCATATGCACGCGATGCAAGGAAGAAAATTTCTTCAATCTTTTTTAG GTGCCCTTATTGTGTTGGTGGCAATATATTTAGCGCTTCCAACTGGGTTAATTATAAATGACTTAACCAGTAACATAACGGAAAGTAGATACCTGATATATCCATGCAATTACGTCTTCATGGACAGGAATGAACATTATCTGTTCACGACTGTGCACTCATATTTTGCGTCTCTGTTGATCCCGTTTATTCTGTATTCTCTTGATTCGATATACATTACATTTGTCCAACATGCCTGTGGGATGTTCGCCGTTGTTGG ATATCGGTTGAAAACAGTACATATATTGAACACGGTTGCTTTGAGAAAGGAATTTGACTCGAGGAAATACGAAAAGCTACTGATTGATGAACAAGAACGAATGTACGAGAAACTTGTACTCTGCGTTAAGGAACACAAAAGAGCTTTAGA ATGCACAAAAATTGTTCAGTCAGCATTCTCAGTAACTCTCTTTATTCAAATCATGATGAACATTGTACTGCTCAGTATAACTGGAGTGCAA TGTCATCCTATGTATTTTAGACTTTGCTCAAATTGA